One genomic window of Glycine soja cultivar W05 chromosome 9, ASM419377v2, whole genome shotgun sequence includes the following:
- the LOC114366974 gene encoding transcription factor MYB16-like gives MGRSPCCDKVGLKKGPWTPEEDQKLLAYIEEHGHGSWRALPAKAGLQRCGKSCRLRWTNYLRPDIKRGKFSMQEEQTIIQLHALLGNRWSSIATHLPKRTDNEIKNYWNTHLKKRLDKMGIDPVTHKPKNDALLSTEGPSKIAANISHMAQWESARLEAEARLARESKLRSSSHSSSSSLHHTLIGTSASSSSSLSLDHAWKNGGSTITITVNATRVSDLESPTSTLSENNVPPINNITSTVIEFVGSSERRTVKEEGDQEWNKLGYHESSTHLGEYKDGMENSMPFTSSLHELTMTMATTWGSSTSSAHEHAHVAEEGCFTNLLLNTNSGGHLSLSPEDGGESNYCHNNAGSSDAGSGNNGDLYQENKNYWNNILNLMNYSSPSDSPMF, from the exons ATGGGAAGATCACCATGCTGTGACAAGGTGGGTTTAAAGAAGGGACCGTGGACGCCAGAGGAAGATCAGAAGCTCTTGGCTTATATTGAAGAACATGGCCATGGAAGCTGGCGTGCTTTGCCAGCAAAAGCTg GACTTCAGAGGTGTGGCAAAAGTTGCAGGTTGAGATGGACTAATTATCTAAGGCCTGATATTAAGAGGGGAAAGTTCAGCATGCAAGAGGAGCAAACCATCATTCAACTCCATGCACTATTAGGGAACAG GTGGTCTTCAATAGCTACACATTTGCCAAAGAGAACAGATAATGAGATCAAGAACTACTGGAACACTCATCTTAAGAAAAGGTTAGACAAAATGGGCATTGACCCTGTGACCCACAAGCCCAAGAACGATGCCCTTCTCTCCACCGAGGGCCCTTCCAAGATTGCTGCCAACATCAGCCACATGGCTCAGTGGGAGAGTGCCAGGCTCGAAGCAGAAGCAAGATTGGCCAGAGAATCAAAACTACGTAGTTCTTCacactcatcatcatcatcattacaCCACACCCTAATTGGCACTTctgcatcatcatcatcatcactttCTCTTGATCATGCTTGGAAAAATGGTGGTAGTACTATTACTATAACTGTTAATGCAACTAGGGTTAGTGACCTTGAGTCCCCCACGTCTACCTTATCTGAGAACAATGTGCCAccaattaataatattactagTACTGTGATTGAGTTTGTGGGTTCTTCAGAGAGAAGGACGGTGAAGGAAGAGGGAGATCAAGAGTGGAACAAATTAGGTTATCATGAAAGCTCCACCCATTTGGGAGAGTACAAAGATGGCATGGAGAACTCAATGCCTTTCACGTCTAGTCTACATGAGTTGACAATGACCATGGCAACCACGTGGGGTTCTAGTACTAGTAGTGCACATGAACACGCACATGTTGCTGAGGAGGGTTGTTTCACCAATCTTTTGCTGAATACTAACTCTGGCGGCCACCTGAGTTTGTCACCCGAGGACGGTGGAGAGTCTAATTATTGTCACAATAATGCTGGTAGTAGTGACGCTGGTAGTGGTAACAACGGTGACTTGTACCAAGAGAACAAGAATTATTGGAATAACATTCTTAATTTGATGAATT
- the LOC114367209 gene encoding NAC domain-containing protein 100-like, with product MGSMENVSKPRKENQKFELPAGFRFHPRDEELINHYLTKKVVDNCFCAVAIAEVDLNKCEPWDLPGLAKMGETEWYFFCVRDRKYPTGLRTNRATDAGYWKATGKDREIIMENALIGMKKTLVFYKGRAPKGEKTNWVMHEYRLEGKHNQPNPGKSEWVICRVFEKSPCGKKMHVLKCGRLNNSSGEEPSSCASLLPPLIDSSPYNSETRTTTAGELSQLTCFSDPNQTEDQNNTHDDIVDSMETPILNFSPSSRPDDASTLAKATLSSASNQSAQIAHQIGNSQFPDYYHVPQEQSMLRMLMEKQGPIANQIQKPEFSEGRDFDADISSMIYNNDMMHRMFGNQEHSSASAGPVDTDFLWNY from the exons ATGGGATCAATGGAGAACGTTTCCaaaccaaggaaggaaaaccAGAAGTTTGAATTGCCAGCGGGTTTTAGATTTCATCCAAGGGATGAAGAACTCATAAATCACTACCTTACAAAGAAGGTTGTTGACAACTGTTTCTGTGCTGTGGCCATTGCTGAGGTTGATTTGAACAAGTGTGAGCCATGGGATTTGCCTG gGTTGGCTAAAATGGGTGAAACTGAGTGGTATTTTTTCTGTGTGAGGGACAGAAAATACCCAACTGGTTTAAGGACTAATAGGGCCACTGATGCTGGTTATTGGAAGGCCACAGGCAAAGACAGGGAGATCATAATGGAGAATGCACTCATTGGGATGAAGAAAACCTTGGTTTTCTACAAGGGAAGAGCTCCTAAAGGTGAAAAGACAAACTGGGTTATGCATGAATATAGGTTGGAAGGGAAGCATAATCAACCCAATCCTGGAAAG AGTGAATGGGTGATTTGTAGAGTCTTTGAGAAGAGTCCTTGTGGGAAGAAAATGCATGTTCTAAAGTGTGGAAGGCTCAACAACTCCTCTGGAGAGGAACCATCATCATGTGCTTCTCTATTGCCTCCTTTGATAGATTCTTCTCCATACAACAGTGAAACAAGAACCACCACTGCTGGTGAGTTGTCTCAGTTGACATGCTTCTCTGATCCAAATCAAACTGAGGATCAGAACAACACACATGATGACATTGTTGATAGCATGGAAACTCCTATTTTGaacttctcaccctcttcaagACCTGATGATGCATCCACTTTGGCCAAAGCAACCCTTTCTTCAGCTTCAAACCAATCAGCACAGATTGCCCACCAAATTGGGAACTCACAGTTCCCAGATTATTATCATGTGCCTCAAGAACAGTCCATGTTGAGGATGCTGATGGAAAAACAAGGACCAATTGCAAACCAAATTCAGAAACCAGAGTTTTCTGAGGGAAGAGACTTTGATGCTGATATCTCATCTATGATCTACAACAATGACATGATGCACAGAATGTTTGGGAATCAAGAACATTCTTCAGCTTCTGCAGGGCCCGTGGACACTGATTTCCTATGGAATTACTGA